In Meiothermus ruber DSM 1279, the following proteins share a genomic window:
- a CDS encoding Fur family transcriptional regulator: MERSTRQRQAIRQVMQELNRPLSPSEVLEAARHKVPGLGIATVYRTLKGLVEEGSAIPVELPGEAPRYELSGKKHHHHFHCTRCGKVFELEGCPGDFSFMAPQGFKTERHEIVLYGRCTQCLDPHP, translated from the coding sequence ATGGAGCGCTCCACACGCCAGCGGCAGGCCATCCGTCAGGTGATGCAAGAGCTCAACCGACCGCTCTCCCCCTCCGAGGTGCTCGAGGCCGCCCGGCACAAGGTGCCCGGCCTGGGCATCGCAACCGTCTATCGCACCCTGAAGGGTTTGGTCGAAGAGGGCAGCGCGATCCCGGTTGAACTCCCCGGTGAGGCCCCGCGCTACGAGCTATCTGGCAAAAAACACCACCATCACTTCCATTGCACACGCTGTGGCAAGGTCTTCGAGCTCGAGGGCTGTCCAGGGGACTTCTCGTTTATGGCGCCCCAGGGCTTCAAAACCGAGCGCCACGAAATTGTGCTATATGGCCGGTGCACCCAGTGCCTTGATCCCCACCCCTAG
- the guaD gene encoding guanine deaminase, which translates to MTVLLRGLILHTPHNPFHTAGALEAFSDGGLALRDGQIVALGSFSEVRKHHPEAPVQDCREGVLLPGLVDTHVHYPQTRVIGAMGYSLLDWLEKRTLPLEARLSDNRLARELAREFVWLLLRNGTTTALVFGSHFQGATANLFGAAEDVGLRIIAGQVCSDRMLRPELHTTPERSYAEQKMLIQRFHGRGRLRYAVTPRFALSASEGLLEVCQALLQEHPDLHFTTHINENLEEIRTVAELFPWSQHYLHTYDRFGLVTERSVFAHNVHPTEPELARLAEARAAIAHCPSSNAFIGSGIFPMNRHLRHGVRFGLGSDVGGGTGFSLLKEGLMAYLAQRYAPEGVGLTPAHLLYLATQAGAEVLGLGETVGSLTPGKAADVIWVRPEPGSTLEVHFRHLDSAEDLLGSLFTLHGEAQVHRVWLEGREVMVS; encoded by the coding sequence ATGACCGTTCTACTGCGTGGCCTGATCCTTCACACACCCCACAACCCCTTCCATACCGCCGGGGCCCTCGAGGCCTTTTCCGACGGGGGATTGGCTCTGCGGGATGGGCAGATCGTCGCGCTGGGCAGCTTTTCCGAGGTTCGAAAACACCACCCCGAGGCCCCGGTGCAGGACTGCCGCGAAGGGGTGCTGCTGCCGGGACTGGTGGACACCCACGTGCACTACCCGCAGACCCGGGTGATTGGCGCGATGGGCTACTCGCTGCTGGACTGGCTGGAAAAGCGCACCCTGCCCCTGGAGGCCCGGCTTTCCGACAACAGGCTGGCCCGTGAGCTGGCCCGCGAGTTCGTCTGGCTCCTCTTGCGCAACGGCACCACCACCGCGCTGGTCTTCGGCTCGCACTTTCAGGGGGCTACCGCCAACCTGTTTGGGGCCGCCGAGGACGTGGGCCTGCGCATCATCGCTGGGCAGGTCTGCTCCGACCGCATGCTGCGCCCCGAGCTGCACACCACCCCCGAGCGGAGCTACGCCGAGCAGAAGATGCTCATCCAGCGTTTTCATGGCCGGGGCCGGTTGCGCTACGCGGTGACCCCCCGCTTTGCCCTCTCGGCCTCGGAGGGGTTGCTCGAGGTCTGCCAGGCGCTTTTGCAGGAGCACCCCGACCTGCACTTCACCACCCACATCAACGAGAACCTCGAGGAGATTCGCACCGTAGCCGAGCTTTTCCCCTGGAGCCAGCACTACCTGCACACCTACGACCGCTTCGGCCTGGTCACCGAGCGCTCGGTCTTTGCCCACAACGTCCACCCCACCGAACCCGAACTGGCCCGCCTGGCCGAAGCCCGGGCGGCCATCGCCCACTGCCCTAGCTCCAACGCCTTTATCGGCAGCGGCATCTTCCCCATGAACCGACACCTGCGGCACGGGGTTCGCTTCGGGCTGGGCTCGGACGTGGGGGGCGGCACCGGGTTCAGCCTGCTCAAGGAGGGCCTGATGGCCTACCTGGCCCAGCGCTACGCCCCCGAGGGGGTGGGCCTGACCCCGGCCCACCTGCTTTACCTGGCTACCCAGGCCGGGGCCGAGGTGCTGGGCCTGGGCGAGACCGTGGGGAGTTTGACCCCCGGCAAGGCCGCCGACGTGATCTGGGTGCGGCCCGAACCCGGCAGCACCCTCGAGGTGCACTTCCGCCACCTGGACTCGGCAGAGGACTTGCTGGGCTCGCTCTTCACCCTGCACGGCGAGGCCCAGGTGCACAGGGTCTGGCTCGAGGGCCGCGAAGTGATGGTATCTTGA
- a CDS encoding 3-hydroxyacyl-CoA dehydrogenase/enoyl-CoA hydratase family protein, protein MRIKKIGVVGSGTMGGAIAALAASAGVPVVMLDIPGQEDKLELVKKGLERQLKSKPASFMDKSRASLIELGTTDELEKLKDCDWIVEVIIEKPEPKQALFARIEALGTQAIVSSNTSGIPMKTLLEGRGEAFRKRFLGTHFFAPVRYLHLLELIPTPETDPAVLETMRRFGERILGKGTVICKDAPGFIANRLGVFGMAQAMRLMMSEGLTIDEVDALTGPLVGRPKSATFRTGDISGLDVLKLVSTELSHTTGEDFRMPDWVESLIQQGHLGEKTGAGFYKKVGKDIYTYDYTSGEYKPQQKLRLDEIAAIKDLPLNERLKRVGDLPGKYGAFARKLFLYNAHYALEKAQEIAYDIVSVDRALEWGFAWEQGPFKNMDAVGLDYLRKGFAELGLPEPELLKKAQGSFYKDGHYLGFDGQYHPIPAEEGVIRLQTVKQAGKTLLEGKEYALLDLGDGVALFENRAKMGTWGDGSISGLHKALDWVEANGYAGLVIGHEDPRTFSAGANLALVLMAAQEGAWDDLELATRRFQQTSMRLRRSPFPVVAAPFGLTLGGGAEFSLHSSAIQAHAELYMGLVETGVGLLPGGGGTKEMLFRFTQELAAYGPEIDLFEGVKRAFQMIMLAQTSTSALEARNMGFLRPSDGISMNRDRLIADAKRRVLFMAPDFVPQPPMKVRALGKEALGNLHYALWQFQEAKQASEHDVVVGKAVAYVLCGGDGPAREVTEQDILDLEREGFLKLLGTKKTQERIAHTLKTGKPLRN, encoded by the coding sequence ATGCGAATCAAGAAGATCGGTGTGGTGGGTTCGGGGACGATGGGCGGTGCGATTGCCGCGCTGGCGGCCTCGGCGGGGGTGCCGGTGGTGATGCTGGACATTCCCGGCCAGGAAGACAAGCTCGAGCTGGTCAAAAAAGGCCTCGAGCGCCAGCTCAAGAGCAAGCCGGCTAGCTTCATGGACAAAAGCCGGGCCTCCTTAATCGAGCTGGGCACCACCGACGAGCTGGAAAAACTCAAAGACTGCGACTGGATCGTGGAGGTCATCATCGAGAAGCCGGAGCCCAAGCAGGCTTTGTTCGCCCGGATCGAGGCCCTGGGCACCCAGGCCATCGTGAGCTCCAACACCTCCGGCATCCCCATGAAAACCCTGCTGGAGGGGCGGGGTGAGGCCTTCCGCAAGCGCTTTTTGGGCACGCACTTCTTCGCCCCGGTGCGCTACCTGCACCTGCTGGAACTGATTCCCACCCCCGAGACCGACCCGGCGGTGCTCGAGACCATGCGCCGCTTTGGCGAGCGCATTCTGGGTAAGGGCACGGTCATCTGCAAAGACGCCCCCGGCTTCATCGCCAACCGGCTGGGGGTGTTTGGGATGGCCCAGGCCATGCGCCTGATGATGTCGGAGGGCCTCACCATCGACGAGGTGGACGCCCTCACCGGCCCGCTGGTGGGTCGCCCCAAGAGCGCCACCTTCCGTACCGGCGACATCTCCGGTCTGGACGTGCTCAAGCTGGTCTCCACCGAGCTTTCGCACACCACCGGCGAGGACTTCCGTATGCCCGACTGGGTAGAGAGCCTCATCCAGCAGGGCCACCTGGGCGAGAAAACCGGGGCTGGCTTCTACAAAAAGGTGGGCAAGGACATCTACACCTACGACTACACCAGCGGCGAGTACAAGCCCCAGCAGAAACTGCGCCTGGATGAAATCGCCGCCATCAAAGACCTGCCCCTCAACGAGCGCTTGAAGCGGGTGGGCGACCTGCCCGGCAAGTACGGGGCTTTTGCCCGCAAGCTGTTTTTGTACAACGCCCACTACGCCCTCGAGAAAGCCCAGGAAATCGCCTACGACATCGTCTCGGTAGACCGGGCGCTGGAGTGGGGCTTCGCCTGGGAGCAGGGCCCCTTCAAGAACATGGACGCGGTGGGCCTGGACTACCTGCGCAAGGGCTTCGCTGAGCTGGGCCTGCCCGAGCCCGAGCTGCTCAAAAAAGCCCAGGGCAGCTTCTACAAAGACGGCCACTACCTGGGCTTCGATGGGCAGTACCACCCCATCCCGGCGGAAGAGGGGGTGATCCGACTGCAAACGGTTAAGCAGGCCGGCAAGACCCTGCTGGAAGGGAAGGAGTACGCCCTGCTCGACCTGGGCGATGGGGTGGCCCTCTTCGAGAACCGGGCCAAGATGGGCACCTGGGGGGACGGCTCCATCTCCGGGCTGCACAAAGCCCTGGACTGGGTGGAGGCCAACGGCTATGCGGGGCTGGTGATCGGGCACGAAGACCCCCGCACCTTTAGCGCCGGGGCCAACCTGGCGCTGGTGCTGATGGCCGCCCAGGAGGGGGCCTGGGACGACCTCGAGCTAGCCACCCGCCGCTTCCAGCAGACCTCCATGCGCCTGCGCCGCTCACCCTTCCCGGTGGTGGCCGCGCCCTTCGGCCTGACCCTGGGTGGCGGGGCCGAGTTCAGCCTGCACAGCAGCGCCATTCAGGCCCACGCCGAGCTTTACATGGGCCTGGTCGAGACCGGGGTGGGCCTGCTGCCCGGTGGGGGCGGCACCAAGGAGATGCTTTTCCGCTTCACCCAGGAGCTTGCGGCCTATGGGCCCGAGATTGACCTGTTCGAAGGGGTCAAGCGGGCCTTCCAGATGATCATGCTGGCCCAGACCAGCACCAGCGCCCTCGAGGCCCGCAACATGGGCTTTTTGCGCCCGAGCGACGGTATCAGCATGAACCGCGACCGCCTGATCGCCGACGCCAAGCGCCGGGTGCTCTTCATGGCCCCCGACTTCGTGCCACAACCCCCCATGAAGGTGCGGGCCCTGGGCAAGGAGGCGCTGGGCAACCTGCACTACGCCCTGTGGCAGTTCCAGGAAGCCAAACAGGCCAGCGAGCACGACGTGGTGGTGGGCAAAGCCGTGGCCTACGTCCTGTGCGGTGGCGACGGGCCGGCCCGCGAGGTAACCGAGCAGGACATCCTGGATCTGGAACGCGAAGGCTTCCTCAAACTCCTGGGCACCAAGAAAACCCAGGAGCGCATCGCCCATACCCTCAAGACCGGCAAACCTCTGAGAAACTAA
- a CDS encoding TlpA family protein disulfide reductase: MRRWIWFVLPLIGLVGWWLLQPKPTAAPEALPSATLQRLDGPAVQLSDFKGKPIVLNAWATWCGPCRREMPLLVEAARAHPGIQFIFLNISDGPEAVKAFQRELKLQIPNVLLDPEATLSDPLRIQGLPVTLFYNAEGVLVNRHIGEIKAETLEALLKAL, from the coding sequence ATGCGTCGCTGGATCTGGTTTGTTCTGCCCCTGATCGGACTGGTAGGGTGGTGGTTGCTTCAGCCTAAACCAACTGCTGCGCCGGAGGCTTTACCCTCCGCAACCCTGCAGCGGCTGGACGGCCCGGCCGTCCAACTGTCCGACTTTAAAGGCAAGCCCATCGTGCTCAACGCCTGGGCCACCTGGTGCGGCCCTTGCCGGCGCGAGATGCCGCTCCTGGTGGAGGCCGCACGCGCCCACCCGGGGATCCAGTTTATTTTTCTGAACATCAGCGATGGCCCGGAGGCCGTAAAGGCTTTCCAGCGGGAACTCAAGCTGCAAATCCCCAACGTGCTGCTGGACCCCGAAGCCACACTCAGCGATCCCTTGCGCATTCAGGGCTTGCCAGTGACCCTGTTTTACAACGCCGAGGGCGTGCTGGTGAACCGCCACATCGGCGAGATAAAAGCTGAGACGCTCGAGGCCCTGCTCAAAGCCTTGTAG
- a CDS encoding metal ABC transporter substrate-binding protein: protein MRSMVWTGVVLVLGLGIAQANTLSISATTGFLADMVRNVGGSRVSVVQVVPDGSDPHSFEPRPSVVRAIAGSRVLFANGLFLEPFLEKLEAQLPAGARVVKLAEGMPNLIEVAENGPHQEAEHAHDHGAYDPHLWLDPTYGLRYVEKIRDALIALDPAGRAIYTQNAARYIQRIRQVDAEVQRCLAAIPQARRKLVSQHESLSYFNRYYRLESLGSIADFVGQERGPASLARLAQVMKREGVRVIFVEPQFSQSQARSLAEATGARIVRIYSDAFDRAVDSYLELIQANGQAICTAFK from the coding sequence ATGCGAAGTATGGTTTGGACAGGGGTTGTGCTGGTTCTGGGCCTTGGCATCGCCCAGGCTAACACCCTTTCAATCTCGGCGACCACAGGTTTTTTGGCCGACATGGTGCGGAATGTGGGGGGCAGCCGGGTCTCGGTTGTGCAGGTGGTGCCCGATGGCAGCGATCCCCACAGCTTTGAGCCACGCCCCTCGGTGGTGCGGGCCATTGCCGGTTCCAGGGTTTTGTTTGCCAACGGCCTTTTCCTCGAGCCGTTTTTAGAGAAGCTCGAGGCCCAGCTTCCGGCCGGTGCCCGCGTGGTTAAGCTGGCCGAAGGGATGCCGAACCTGATCGAGGTGGCCGAAAATGGGCCCCACCAGGAAGCCGAGCATGCCCATGACCACGGTGCTTACGACCCCCACCTCTGGCTCGACCCCACCTATGGGCTAAGGTACGTAGAAAAGATACGCGATGCCCTGATAGCCCTGGATCCTGCCGGGCGGGCCATCTATACCCAGAATGCGGCCCGCTATATTCAGCGGATTCGCCAGGTCGACGCCGAGGTACAGCGCTGCCTGGCGGCCATACCTCAGGCCCGGCGCAAGCTGGTTTCGCAGCACGAATCGCTCAGCTACTTTAACCGCTACTACCGCCTCGAAAGCCTGGGCAGCATCGCCGACTTTGTCGGTCAGGAACGGGGCCCAGCCAGCCTGGCCCGGCTGGCCCAGGTAATGAAAAGAGAAGGTGTGCGGGTGATATTTGTCGAGCCTCAGTTTTCACAAAGCCAGGCGCGCTCTTTGGCCGAGGCCACCGGGGCCCGCATCGTGCGCATCTACTCCGATGCCTTCGACCGTGCGGTTGACTCCTACCTCGAGCTGATACAGGCCAACGGTCAGGCTATTTGCACGGCCTTCAAGTAA
- a CDS encoding BMP family ABC transporter substrate-binding protein: MRKTWLIGTVMALVLGLGMAQQSNLKACFIYVGPIGDVGWTYAHDEARRAAEKAIPGLTTQYVESVKPADTLATVDRLVAGGCNVIFTTSFDFMDPTLEAAKKYPEVIFAHASGFKRAPNMLTYMADFYQIYYLNGLMAGALTKSGKVGYVAAFPIPELKRHISAFALGVRAVNPRATVNVKWINAWYDPVKAREAAEALMAEGNDILAFTEDTATVIQTAARRRVPSFSHYNSMYKYAPDYVVSGQLVDWSVIYIDILKKVQNGTYTPRNLQNVDYWWLAREKAVMLGAQVGMPINPKFEAALKQASMTVNGKKVSVYDRVMELYKDIQSANPKWDPFTGPIRDRNGILRVPAGRKMTVKELNEMQWVAPGVVGPVPDEPK, encoded by the coding sequence ATGCGAAAGACTTGGTTGATCGGTACGGTGATGGCGCTGGTGCTTGGCCTGGGGATGGCCCAGCAGTCCAACCTCAAAGCCTGCTTTATCTATGTAGGCCCCATCGGCGATGTGGGCTGGACTTACGCCCACGACGAGGCCCGGCGGGCTGCTGAGAAGGCCATTCCGGGTCTTACCACCCAGTACGTGGAGTCGGTTAAGCCGGCCGACACCCTGGCCACGGTAGACCGGCTGGTTGCGGGCGGTTGCAACGTAATCTTCACCACCTCCTTCGACTTCATGGATCCGACCCTCGAGGCCGCCAAGAAGTACCCCGAGGTCATCTTTGCCCATGCATCCGGCTTTAAGCGGGCCCCCAACATGCTCACCTACATGGCCGATTTCTACCAGATCTACTACCTGAACGGCCTGATGGCGGGCGCCCTCACCAAGAGCGGCAAGGTGGGCTATGTGGCGGCTTTCCCCATCCCCGAGCTCAAGCGCCACATCTCGGCTTTCGCCCTGGGCGTGCGCGCGGTCAACCCCCGGGCCACCGTGAATGTGAAGTGGATCAACGCCTGGTACGACCCCGTGAAGGCCCGTGAGGCCGCCGAGGCCCTGATGGCCGAGGGCAACGATATCCTGGCCTTTACCGAGGACACCGCCACGGTCATCCAGACCGCGGCCCGGCGCCGGGTGCCCAGCTTCAGCCACTACAACTCGATGTACAAGTACGCGCCCGACTACGTGGTCTCGGGGCAGTTGGTGGACTGGAGCGTCATTTACATCGACATCCTGAAAAAGGTGCAGAACGGCACCTACACCCCCAGGAACCTGCAAAACGTGGACTACTGGTGGCTGGCCCGCGAGAAAGCGGTGATGCTGGGGGCCCAGGTGGGCATGCCCATCAACCCCAAGTTCGAGGCGGCCCTGAAGCAGGCCAGCATGACCGTGAACGGCAAGAAAGTGAGCGTCTACGACCGGGTGATGGAGCTGTACAAAGACATCCAGAGCGCCAACCCCAAATGGGATCCCTTCACCGGCCCCATCCGTGACCGCAACGGGATTCTGCGCGTGCCGGCAGGGCGCAAGATGACCGTGAAGGAGCTCAACGAGATGCAGTGGGTGGCCCCTGGGGTGGTGGGCCCGGTGCCAGACGAGCCCAAATAA
- a CDS encoding PD-(D/E)XK nuclease superfamily protein, whose amino-acid sequence MSASLRERIKFLLEQILKNCGLNDYVVQEEYLSPLGSAIRETGRRVDIAVLRKENGELKPYLYIECKEQKTSGSAEDKLFRALEEAKRDRLLGVHSIVVFSGAGFRQSYERWAMVEGFVREEYADLWFKRFFCRE is encoded by the coding sequence ATGTCCGCAAGCCTACGTGAGCGAATCAAGTTTTTACTGGAGCAAATCCTAAAAAACTGTGGACTGAACGATTATGTAGTGCAAGAGGAATACCTCTCTCCATTGGGAAGTGCCATTCGAGAAACCGGTAGAAGGGTAGATATTGCCGTTTTGCGAAAGGAGAACGGTGAACTCAAACCCTACCTCTATATTGAGTGTAAAGAACAAAAAACCAGTGGCTCGGCAGAAGACAAGCTGTTTCGGGCCCTTGAGGAAGCCAAACGAGACCGTTTGTTGGGTGTTCATTCCATCGTTGTGTTTTCCGGGGCAGGCTTTCGCCAATCCTACGAACGCTGGGCTATGGTTGAGGGGTTCGTGCGCGAGGAATATGCCGATCTTTGGTTCAAGCGGTTTTTTTGTAGAGAATGA
- a CDS encoding tetratricopeptide repeat protein, giving the protein MIRGMAQLDAVKGVAQALKHLERGEAAQALRVLDKVSWADLGWPDYWRVRAEAFLLLGEARRAAKCAEEGLHEAPDNLELLVVYIRALLQAQDYHKAQEALNHASQLFPQSLELQQLAETLAQHETASHPLPPSPMEAWRQPKNRPSRKPLFDEAEARAIRRAFQTPAYKPRNRPGFVLRAFLCLLLGLGLYWLWARNPG; this is encoded by the coding sequence ATGATTCGGGGAATGGCCCAGCTCGACGCCGTCAAGGGAGTTGCACAGGCGCTCAAGCACCTGGAAAGGGGAGAAGCTGCGCAGGCCCTGCGAGTGCTCGATAAAGTTTCCTGGGCAGATCTGGGCTGGCCGGATTACTGGCGGGTGCGGGCCGAGGCTTTTTTGCTGCTGGGGGAGGCCAGACGGGCGGCCAAGTGCGCCGAGGAAGGTTTGCACGAGGCCCCGGATAACCTCGAGCTGCTTGTGGTGTACATTCGTGCTTTGCTGCAAGCGCAGGACTACCACAAGGCCCAGGAGGCGCTGAACCACGCGTCGCAGCTATTTCCGCAGAGCCTCGAGCTCCAGCAGTTGGCCGAGACCCTTGCACAGCACGAAACAGCTAGCCACCCCCTGCCCCCTTCGCCAATGGAAGCCTGGCGCCAGCCCAAAAACCGGCCCTCGAGGAAGCCACTGTTTGATGAGGCCGAGGCCCGGGCCATCCGCCGGGCTTTCCAAACCCCTGCCTATAAGCCGAGAAACCGGCCAGGTTTTGTGCTCCGGGCCTTTTTGTGCCTGCTGCTGGGCCTGGGCTTGTACTGGCTCTGGGCGCGAAACCCTGGCTGA
- the ade gene encoding adenine deaminase, translating into MNLQLSDLQYAVDVAMGRQPGSLLLKNARLVNVFTLEIQHTHILLAGRLIAAVGPAYAQAPAAEVVDLEGRWVAPGLIDGHVHLESSLVSPAEYAKGVVPRGVTGVVTDPHEIANVAGVAGIEWLMQASEGLPLEVWITVPSSVPSTPLETSGAVLGLAEIERLLAHPRVVGVAELMSFPAILAADATELGKVLLAERSRKSPEGHAPTLVGPALQGYLASGIASDHESTTLEEGRAKLEAGCFLMVREGSTTRNLEALAPLLRPEHGERIGLVTDDRLPSDLLREGGVDFLVRKAIGLGVDPAYAIRAGSWNVARHYRLLRRGAIAPGFQADLVVLDDLHSFRAQAVYQQGRRVARQGRLEVALPKTEVSGAVSHTVRLPELHPQDLQIPASPGKVRVIRAIPHQVLTAEEHLEPTVRDGEVVADPSRDLAKLVCFERHGKNGRIGKGLVTAFGLQKGALACTVGHDHHNLMAVGVSDADIVTAARRLWALGGGMVAVADGEVLAELALPIAGLMTDEPLEVVDARLQDLEAAAKTLGVTLPDPYMALSFLGLAVIPELRLTDHGLVDVRQGAVVGLFVE; encoded by the coding sequence ATGAACCTCCAGCTATCCGATCTCCAGTACGCAGTGGACGTGGCGATGGGCCGTCAGCCGGGAAGCCTGCTGCTCAAAAATGCGCGGCTGGTCAATGTGTTCACGCTGGAAATCCAGCACACCCACATCCTGCTGGCCGGGCGGCTGATAGCCGCGGTGGGGCCGGCGTACGCTCAGGCCCCGGCAGCCGAGGTGGTGGATCTGGAGGGCCGCTGGGTGGCCCCCGGCCTGATTGACGGGCACGTGCACCTCGAGTCCTCCCTGGTCTCGCCGGCGGAGTACGCCAAGGGGGTGGTGCCCCGGGGGGTGACCGGGGTGGTCACCGACCCCCACGAGATCGCCAATGTGGCCGGGGTAGCGGGCATCGAGTGGCTGATGCAGGCCAGCGAGGGGCTGCCCCTGGAGGTCTGGATCACCGTGCCCTCCTCGGTGCCTTCCACGCCCCTCGAGACCAGCGGTGCGGTGCTGGGGCTGGCCGAAATTGAGCGGCTGCTGGCCCACCCGAGGGTGGTGGGGGTGGCCGAGCTGATGAGCTTTCCGGCCATCCTGGCCGCCGACGCCACCGAGCTTGGCAAGGTGCTCCTGGCCGAGCGCTCCCGCAAGTCGCCCGAAGGCCATGCCCCCACCCTGGTGGGGCCTGCGCTGCAGGGCTATTTAGCCAGCGGCATCGCCTCCGATCACGAGAGCACCACCCTGGAGGAGGGGCGGGCCAAGCTCGAGGCCGGCTGCTTCCTGATGGTGCGCGAAGGCTCGACCACCCGCAACCTGGAGGCCCTGGCCCCGCTGCTGCGCCCGGAACATGGTGAGCGCATCGGCCTGGTGACCGACGATCGGCTGCCCTCCGACCTGCTCAGGGAGGGTGGGGTGGACTTCCTGGTGCGCAAGGCCATCGGGCTGGGGGTAGACCCGGCCTATGCCATCCGCGCCGGTAGCTGGAACGTGGCCCGCCACTACCGTCTTTTGCGCCGAGGCGCTATTGCCCCCGGCTTCCAGGCCGACCTGGTGGTGCTGGACGACCTGCACAGCTTCCGGGCCCAGGCCGTCTACCAGCAAGGCCGCCGGGTGGCCCGCCAGGGGCGGCTGGAGGTGGCCCTGCCCAAGACCGAAGTCTCGGGGGCGGTTTCGCACACCGTGCGGCTGCCCGAACTGCACCCCCAGGATCTGCAAATACCGGCCAGCCCGGGGAAGGTGCGGGTGATCCGGGCCATACCGCACCAGGTGCTAACCGCCGAGGAGCACCTCGAGCCCACCGTGCGCGATGGGGAGGTGGTGGCCGACCCCAGCCGCGACCTGGCCAAGCTGGTGTGTTTTGAGCGCCACGGCAAAAACGGCCGCATCGGTAAGGGTCTGGTGACCGCGTTTGGCCTGCAAAAAGGAGCCCTGGCCTGCACGGTGGGCCACGACCACCACAACCTGATGGCGGTGGGGGTCTCGGACGCCGACATCGTAACGGCGGCCCGCCGGCTCTGGGCCCTGGGCGGTGGGATGGTGGCGGTGGCCGACGGCGAGGTGCTGGCCGAGCTGGCCCTGCCCATCGCCGGCCTGATGACCGATGAGCCGCTGGAGGTGGTGGACGCCCGGCTACAGGACCTCGAGGCCGCCGCCAAAACCCTGGGGGTGACCCTGCCCGACCCCTACATGGCGCTTTCCTTCCTGGGCCTGGCGGTGATCCCCGAGCTGCGCCTGACCGACCACGGTCTGGTGGATGTGCGGCAGGGGGCGGTGGTGGGGCTCTTTGTAGAATAG
- a CDS encoding DNA adenine methylase, producing MVAEPLFRADLPPLLKWAGGKRWLVKHLQPHWSKHRDRLFVEPFVGGMGVTLGLRPKSALLNDSNPHLINFYQWVRRGLQISIPMVYEREFYLDYRKRFNQLIREKRANTAEAAALFYYLNRTGYNGLCRFNASGEFNVPFGKYKTVNYQTDFSGYREVFRDWEFKTGDFSELAIDPDAFVYADPPYDVEFTQYSPGGFSWNDQVRLVEYLEKHRGPVIISNQLTDRIHELYTKAGYAIIVLPAPRRISCDGNRQDALEILAFKNI from the coding sequence ATGGTAGCCGAACCGCTTTTTAGGGCTGACCTGCCTCCGCTGCTCAAGTGGGCTGGAGGGAAACGCTGGCTGGTGAAACACCTCCAGCCGCACTGGTCTAAACACCGTGACCGGCTTTTCGTCGAACCCTTTGTTGGCGGAATGGGGGTCACTTTGGGCCTGAGACCTAAATCAGCTCTGCTGAACGATAGCAACCCTCATCTGATCAACTTTTATCAGTGGGTTCGACGTGGGCTGCAAATTTCGATACCAATGGTTTACGAGCGGGAATTCTATCTAGACTATCGCAAGCGTTTCAATCAGCTCATACGTGAGAAAAGAGCCAATACTGCTGAAGCGGCGGCGCTGTTCTACTATCTCAACCGAACGGGCTACAACGGGCTGTGTCGCTTCAACGCTTCGGGTGAGTTTAATGTGCCGTTTGGAAAGTATAAGACGGTCAACTACCAGACCGATTTCTCAGGCTACAGAGAAGTTTTCCGCGACTGGGAGTTTAAGACCGGCGACTTCAGCGAACTTGCAATTGACCCCGACGCTTTCGTGTACGCCGATCCGCCTTATGACGTTGAATTCACGCAGTACAGTCCGGGAGGGTTTTCCTGGAATGATCAGGTTCGTTTGGTGGAGTACCTAGAAAAGCATCGCGGCCCCGTGATAATTTCCAACCAACTCACCGATCGAATTCACGAACTCTACACCAAAGCGGGCTATGCAATCATCGTCCTGCCAGCGCCCCGCCGTATCAGTTGTGACGGAAACCGCCAAGATGCCCTCGAGATTCTGGCTTTCAAAAACATCTAG
- a CDS encoding NUDIX domain-containing protein — protein sequence MEQVYVLPASVFPAAQASLIPLEAALLRRIEQEGFFLKRPQAEEDPTHRQIIPYAVVRHRGRFFLMRRTKGGAEARLHNRYTLGVGGHINPEDVGGNPVLDGLRRELLEEVGVRAYTAQPVGFIVMADSPVSRVHAGVVFVVEAEDEPRVMEAEKLEGRLASLEEVQQVYEGLEGWSKVVVDWLRARCF from the coding sequence ATGGAACAGGTGTATGTGCTTCCGGCCTCGGTGTTTCCAGCGGCCCAGGCTTCCCTCATCCCGCTCGAGGCCGCGCTCTTACGGAGAATTGAGCAGGAGGGGTTTTTCCTCAAGCGCCCCCAGGCCGAGGAAGACCCCACCCACCGCCAGATCATCCCCTATGCGGTGGTGCGCCACCGGGGCCGGTTTTTCCTGATGCGCCGCACCAAAGGCGGGGCCGAGGCCCGGCTCCACAACCGGTACACCCTGGGCGTGGGCGGGCACATCAACCCCGAAGATGTGGGCGGCAACCCGGTCTTGGATGGGCTGCGCCGCGAACTTCTGGAAGAGGTGGGCGTTCGGGCCTACACCGCGCAGCCCGTGGGCTTCATCGTTATGGCCGACAGCCCGGTGAGCCGGGTGCACGCGGGCGTGGTGTTTGTGGTAGAGGCGGAAGACGAACCGCGGGTGATGGAAGCGGAGAAGCTCGAGGGCCGCCTGGCCTCGCTGGAAGAGGTGCAGCAGGTGTACGAGGGGCTCGAGGGCTGGTCGAAGGTGGTGGTGGACTGGCTCAGGGCTAGATGTTTTTGA